A single genomic interval of Natator depressus isolate rNatDep1 chromosome 14, rNatDep2.hap1, whole genome shotgun sequence harbors:
- the TRIM47 gene encoding E3 ubiquitin-protein ligase TRIM47 isoform X1 has translation MEGGGGGLPSPQDSPFGCPICLDALKDPVTIPCGHNFCLGCLGAHRHRPGLGAGGVQGSPRCPLCQEPFPADLQLRKNHTLCELLQLRQPPPGARSPVAPPAPPGEEAAPGPPEPCGAPQRQEPEEERVLCDVCPEGGRAAAAQSCLVCLASFCPPHLQPHLRSPAFQGHRLVPPLRRIEDSLCKLHLRPLESFCRTDQACICQLCQGQEHRSHEVVAVEVEREHKEAQRPKILSCVENQLDELGVTVAQTRKTVELIRSTALKEKENVSRLFNEASRALVTFQKEVTGFIEDGERSMLIEAEEDLRQKEERRAKLAQCRQNLERVPSTDTIYFLQEFQALKIAAEEKSSLCPSFQKELSFTKSSQAVCAMKELLVTACKNQWDQLLGKGYEESCFHGMQEAVAELQPSDKSNSPACLETRDYFLKFAFIIDLDSDTADKFLQLFGTKGAKRVLNPIGYPESPTRFINCEQVLGENLMNRGNYYWEVEIIDGWVSIGVIAEDFNPRESYDRGRLGRNEKSCCLQWNGQNYVAWFGGFESVIQQPFFHTIGVYLEYSEKALTFYGVRDSKMTCLQQLKVARFKKGHFDPFQNKINHQFPSLFAYNLKPAFFLESVDAHMQIGPLKKDCVSVLKRR, from the exons AtggagggcggcggcggcggcctgCCCAGCCCGCAGGACTCCCCCTTCGGCTGCCCCATCTGCCTGGACGCCCTGAAGGACCCGGTCACCATCCCCTGCGGCCACAACTTCTGCCTGGGCTGCCTGGGGGCGCACAGGCACCGCCCGGGGCTCGGGGCGGGCGGCGTCCAGGGTTCCCCCCGCTGCCCGCTGTGCCAGGAGCCCTTCCCGGCCGACCTCCAGCTCCGCAAGAACCACACGCTGTGCGAGCTGCTCCAGCTCCGCCAGCCGCCGCCCGGCGCCCGCAGCCCCGTGGCCCCGCCGGCGcccccgggggaggaggcggcccCCGGCCCGCCGGAGCCCTGCGGCGCCCCCCAGCGGCAGGAGCCGGAGGAGGAGCGGGTGCTGTGCGACGTCTGCCCCGAGGGCGGGCGGGCCGCGGCGGCCCAGTCCTGCCTGGTGTGCCTGGCCTCCTTCTGCCcgccccacctgcagccccaccTGCGGAGCCCGGCCTTCCAGGGCCACCGCCTGGTGCCCCCGCTGCGCCGCATCGAGGACAGCCTGTGCAAGCTGCACCTGCGGCCGCTGGAGAGCTTCTGCCGCACAGACCAGGCCTGCATCTGCCAGCTGTGCCAGGGCCAGGAGCACCGGAGCCACGAGGTGGTGGCGGTGGAGGTGGAGCGGGAGCACAAGGAG gccCAGCGACCCAAGATCCTGAGCTGCGTGGAGAACCAGCTGGATGAGCTGGGAGTCACCGTCGCGCAGACCAGAAAGACTGTGGAGCTCATCAGA AGCACCGCCCTGAAGGAGAAGGAAAATGTCAGCAGGCTCTTCAATGAAGCATCCAGAGCTCTGGTGACCTTCCAGAAAGAGGTGACTGGCTTCATCGAGGATGGCGAGCGATCCATGCTGattgaggctgaagaggatctcCGGCAGAAGGAGGAGAGGCGTGCCAAGCTGGCTCAGTGCAGGCAGAACCTGGAGAGGGTTCCGAGCACGGATACCATTTACTTCCTACAG GAGTTCCAGGCGTTAAAAATAGCAGCTGAGGAAAAGAGTTCCCTGTGTCCAAGCTTCCAGAAGGAACTGAGCTTCACCAAGTCTAGCCAGGCTGTGTGTGCCATGAAGGAGCTGCTGGTGACTGCATGCAAGAACCAGTGGGACCAATTGCTGGGGAAGGGGTATGAAGAGTCTTGTTTCCATGGGATGCAAGAAG CAGTCGCTGAGCTCCAACCTTCGGACAAATCAAACAGTCCAGCCTGCTTGGAGACAAGAGACTATTTCCTGAAAT TTGCCTTCATCATCGATTTGGACAGCGACACCGCGGACAAGTTCCTCCAGCTGTTTGGAACCAAAGGGGCCAAACGTGTATTGAACCCCATCGGCTACCCCGAGAGCCCAACCAGGTTCATCAACTGTGAGCAGGTGCTGGGCGAGAACCTGATGAACCGAGGCAACTACTACTGGGAGGTGGAAATCATCGACGGCTGGGTGAGCATCGGCGTCATCGCCGAGGACTTCAACCCGCGGGAGTCCTACGACAGAGGCCGCCTGGGGAGGAACGAGAAATCTTGCTGCCTGCAGTGGAATGGACAGAACTACGTGGCCTGGTTTGGTGGCTTCGAATCTGTTATCCAACAGCCCTTCTTTCACACGATCGGGGTGTACCTGGAGTATTCGGAAAAGGCACTGACCTTCTATGGGGTCAGGGACTCCAAGATGACATGTCTCCAACAGCTCAAGGTTGCCCGCTTCAAAAAAGGCCACTTTGACCCCTTCCAGAATAAGATCAACCACCAGTTCCCATCGCTGTTTGCATATAACCTCAAACCAGCCTTTTTCCTTGAAAGCGTAGATGCCCATATGCAGATTGGGCCGTTGAAGAAAGATTGTGTTTCAGTGTTAAAGCGGAGGTaa
- the TRIM47 gene encoding E3 ubiquitin-protein ligase TRIM47 isoform X2 produces MEGGGGGLPSPQDSPFGCPICLDALKDPVTIPCGHNFCLGCLGAHRHRPGLGAGGVQGSPRCPLCQEPFPADLQLRKNHTLCELLQLRQPPPGARSPVAPPAPPGEEAAPGPPEPCGAPQRQEPEEERVLCDVCPEGGRAAAAQSCLVCLASFCPPHLQPHLRSPAFQGHRLVPPLRRIEDSLCKLHLRPLESFCRTDQACICQLCQGQEHRSHEVVAVEVEREHKEAQRPKILSCVENQLDELGVTVAQTRKTVELIRSTALKEKENVSRLFNEASRALVTFQKEVTGFIEDGERSMLIEAEEDLRQKEERRAKLAQCRQNLERVPSTDTIYFLQEFQALKIAAEEKSSLCPSFQKELSFTKSSQAVCAMKELLVTACKNQWDQLLGKGYEESCFHGMQEVAELQPSDKSNSPACLETRDYFLKFAFIIDLDSDTADKFLQLFGTKGAKRVLNPIGYPESPTRFINCEQVLGENLMNRGNYYWEVEIIDGWVSIGVIAEDFNPRESYDRGRLGRNEKSCCLQWNGQNYVAWFGGFESVIQQPFFHTIGVYLEYSEKALTFYGVRDSKMTCLQQLKVARFKKGHFDPFQNKINHQFPSLFAYNLKPAFFLESVDAHMQIGPLKKDCVSVLKRR; encoded by the exons AtggagggcggcggcggcggcctgCCCAGCCCGCAGGACTCCCCCTTCGGCTGCCCCATCTGCCTGGACGCCCTGAAGGACCCGGTCACCATCCCCTGCGGCCACAACTTCTGCCTGGGCTGCCTGGGGGCGCACAGGCACCGCCCGGGGCTCGGGGCGGGCGGCGTCCAGGGTTCCCCCCGCTGCCCGCTGTGCCAGGAGCCCTTCCCGGCCGACCTCCAGCTCCGCAAGAACCACACGCTGTGCGAGCTGCTCCAGCTCCGCCAGCCGCCGCCCGGCGCCCGCAGCCCCGTGGCCCCGCCGGCGcccccgggggaggaggcggcccCCGGCCCGCCGGAGCCCTGCGGCGCCCCCCAGCGGCAGGAGCCGGAGGAGGAGCGGGTGCTGTGCGACGTCTGCCCCGAGGGCGGGCGGGCCGCGGCGGCCCAGTCCTGCCTGGTGTGCCTGGCCTCCTTCTGCCcgccccacctgcagccccaccTGCGGAGCCCGGCCTTCCAGGGCCACCGCCTGGTGCCCCCGCTGCGCCGCATCGAGGACAGCCTGTGCAAGCTGCACCTGCGGCCGCTGGAGAGCTTCTGCCGCACAGACCAGGCCTGCATCTGCCAGCTGTGCCAGGGCCAGGAGCACCGGAGCCACGAGGTGGTGGCGGTGGAGGTGGAGCGGGAGCACAAGGAG gccCAGCGACCCAAGATCCTGAGCTGCGTGGAGAACCAGCTGGATGAGCTGGGAGTCACCGTCGCGCAGACCAGAAAGACTGTGGAGCTCATCAGA AGCACCGCCCTGAAGGAGAAGGAAAATGTCAGCAGGCTCTTCAATGAAGCATCCAGAGCTCTGGTGACCTTCCAGAAAGAGGTGACTGGCTTCATCGAGGATGGCGAGCGATCCATGCTGattgaggctgaagaggatctcCGGCAGAAGGAGGAGAGGCGTGCCAAGCTGGCTCAGTGCAGGCAGAACCTGGAGAGGGTTCCGAGCACGGATACCATTTACTTCCTACAG GAGTTCCAGGCGTTAAAAATAGCAGCTGAGGAAAAGAGTTCCCTGTGTCCAAGCTTCCAGAAGGAACTGAGCTTCACCAAGTCTAGCCAGGCTGTGTGTGCCATGAAGGAGCTGCTGGTGACTGCATGCAAGAACCAGTGGGACCAATTGCTGGGGAAGGGGTATGAAGAGTCTTGTTTCCATGGGATGCAAGAAG TCGCTGAGCTCCAACCTTCGGACAAATCAAACAGTCCAGCCTGCTTGGAGACAAGAGACTATTTCCTGAAAT TTGCCTTCATCATCGATTTGGACAGCGACACCGCGGACAAGTTCCTCCAGCTGTTTGGAACCAAAGGGGCCAAACGTGTATTGAACCCCATCGGCTACCCCGAGAGCCCAACCAGGTTCATCAACTGTGAGCAGGTGCTGGGCGAGAACCTGATGAACCGAGGCAACTACTACTGGGAGGTGGAAATCATCGACGGCTGGGTGAGCATCGGCGTCATCGCCGAGGACTTCAACCCGCGGGAGTCCTACGACAGAGGCCGCCTGGGGAGGAACGAGAAATCTTGCTGCCTGCAGTGGAATGGACAGAACTACGTGGCCTGGTTTGGTGGCTTCGAATCTGTTATCCAACAGCCCTTCTTTCACACGATCGGGGTGTACCTGGAGTATTCGGAAAAGGCACTGACCTTCTATGGGGTCAGGGACTCCAAGATGACATGTCTCCAACAGCTCAAGGTTGCCCGCTTCAAAAAAGGCCACTTTGACCCCTTCCAGAATAAGATCAACCACCAGTTCCCATCGCTGTTTGCATATAACCTCAAACCAGCCTTTTTCCTTGAAAGCGTAGATGCCCATATGCAGATTGGGCCGTTGAAGAAAGATTGTGTTTCAGTGTTAAAGCGGAGGTaa
- the TRIM65 gene encoding E3 ubiquitin-protein ligase TRIM65 isoform X1, producing the protein MARDALCRKFGFARLSFLTPAGGRSATSKTHGECLRMASQGPRKLEEKLVCSICLEMFGTAVTMPCGHNFCMKCINNHWDKEEKEASPDKKDYTCPDCRQHFEKRQELRKNVALCSVVELIRSGEVQASSAERKTPANGARCSRHGRPLELYCQEDKMCICCVCTVKECRDHHRVLFEEERKRKEVLLEESLAKTQEETVKTEEAIHKLEEQTGTIKDSSERLKSGILQKFAHLMKELEECKRGAVDKIEQEQATVLGQVEENWSQLQDHLAMLTQHQQKAQELLTCVDDMKFLEEFLLLPSPGSLGVLPAVEFNLASTVDPTAKILTKVSKLLLEDLPNSLNPKAADAETKESVEPKALAVVKAGPALPECELRAELLRDHQNLTFDPDTANKYLQLSNQNQKAKHTHSPDGLCQDHADRFELWQVLCSQSYSQGRHYWEVRISSHSIILGVTYKKIQRKKQAGRSFSIGLDGLSWGLQIREDCYLAWHEGQSHKIMEPLYKCLGVSLDYGTGVLSFYGIGDKMKLLHSFHCVFTEPLYPVFWLCEGRTVTLCQQN; encoded by the exons ATGGCTAGAGATGCTCTGTGCAGGAAATTTGGTTTTGCCAGGCTCAGCTTCCTcacaccagcagggggcaggagtgcTACATCGAAAACACATGGAGAGTGTCTCAG GATGGCCTCTCAAGGCCCCCGGaagctggaggagaagctggtCTGCTCCATCTGCCTGGAGATGTTTGGGACAGCGGTGACCATGCCCTGTGGGCACAACTTCTGCATGAAGTGTATCAACAACCACTGGGACAAGGAAGAAAAGGAGGCTTCTCCAGACAAGAAGGACTACACCTGCCCCGACTGCAGGCAACACTTCGAGAAGCGGCAGGAGCTCAGGAAGAACGTCGCCCTTTGCAGCGTGGTGGAGCTGATCAGGTCTGGGGAAGTGCAGGCCTCCAGCGCCGAGAGGAAAACCCCTGCCAATGGAGCGAGGTGCTCCAGGCATGGGCGGCCCCTGGAGCTGTACTGCCAAGAGGACAAAATGTGCATCTGCTGCGTGTGCACAGTGAAGGAGTGCCGGGACCACCACAGGGTCCTGTTCGAGGAGGAGCGCAAGAGAAAGGAG GTCCTTTTAGAAGAGTCTCTGGCGAAAACCCAGGAGGAGACCGTAAAGACCGAGGAGGCGATCCACAAACTGGAGGAACAAACTGGCACCATAAAG GATTCTTCAGAGAGGCTGAAATCGGGGATTTTGCAGAAGTTTGCCCACCTGATGAAAGAGCTAGAGGAGTGCAAGAGGGGGGCCGTGGACAAGATAGAGCAAGAGCAGGCCACTGTCCTAGGGCAAGTGGAGGAGAACTGGAGCCAGCTGCAGGATCATCTGGCCATGCTCACCCAACACCAGCAAAAGGCCCAGGAGCTGCTGACCTGTGTGGATGACATGAAATTCCTAGAG GAATTCCTGCTGCTCCCTTCTCCGGGCagcctgggagttttgccagctGTTGAGTTCAATTTGGCCAGCACGGTAGATCCCACTGCTAAGATCCTCACCAAGGTCTCTAAGCTTTTGCTGGAGGATTTGCCCAACTCTCTGAACCCAAAGGCGGCTGATGCTGAAACCAAAG AGTCAGTGGAGCCAAAGGCGCTTGCTGTGGTGAAGGCAGGTCCAGCTCTTCCAGAGTGTGAATTAAGAGCGGAGCTTCTGAGGG ATCATCAAAATTTGACCTTCGACCCAGACACAGCCAATAAGTACCTGCAGCTGTCCAATCAGAACCAAAAGGCCAAGCACACCCATTCTCCTGATGGCCTTTGTCAGGATCATGCCGACAGGTTTGAGCTGTGGCAGGTTCTGTGCAGCCAAAGCTATAGCCAAGGCCGCCACTACTGGGAAGTCAGGATCTCCAGCCACTCCATCATCCTAGGTGTGACATACAAGAAAATCCAGAGGAAGAAGCAAGCTGGTCGCTCCTTCAGCATCGGGCTGGATGGATTGTCCTGGGGGCTGCAGATCCGGGAGGACTGCTACTTGGCATGGCACGAGGGCCAGTCACATAAGATCATGGAGCCCTTGTACAAATGCCTCGGGGTCAGCCTGGACTATGGCACAGGCGTCCTGTCGTTCTATGGCATCGGGGACAagatgaagctcctccactcttTCCACTGTGTCTTCACTGAGCCCCTCTACCCAGTCTTCTGGCTCTGCGAAGGCAGAACCGTCACCCTTTGCCAACAGAACTGA
- the TRIM65 gene encoding E3 ubiquitin-protein ligase TRIM65 isoform X2: MEQRMASQGPRKLEEKLVCSICLEMFGTAVTMPCGHNFCMKCINNHWDKEEKEASPDKKDYTCPDCRQHFEKRQELRKNVALCSVVELIRSGEVQASSAERKTPANGARCSRHGRPLELYCQEDKMCICCVCTVKECRDHHRVLFEEERKRKEVLLEESLAKTQEETVKTEEAIHKLEEQTGTIKDSSERLKSGILQKFAHLMKELEECKRGAVDKIEQEQATVLGQVEENWSQLQDHLAMLTQHQQKAQELLTCVDDMKFLEEFLLLPSPGSLGVLPAVEFNLASTVDPTAKILTKVSKLLLEDLPNSLNPKAADAETKESVEPKALAVVKAGPALPECELRAELLRDHQNLTFDPDTANKYLQLSNQNQKAKHTHSPDGLCQDHADRFELWQVLCSQSYSQGRHYWEVRISSHSIILGVTYKKIQRKKQAGRSFSIGLDGLSWGLQIREDCYLAWHEGQSHKIMEPLYKCLGVSLDYGTGVLSFYGIGDKMKLLHSFHCVFTEPLYPVFWLCEGRTVTLCQQN, encoded by the exons atggAGCAGAG GATGGCCTCTCAAGGCCCCCGGaagctggaggagaagctggtCTGCTCCATCTGCCTGGAGATGTTTGGGACAGCGGTGACCATGCCCTGTGGGCACAACTTCTGCATGAAGTGTATCAACAACCACTGGGACAAGGAAGAAAAGGAGGCTTCTCCAGACAAGAAGGACTACACCTGCCCCGACTGCAGGCAACACTTCGAGAAGCGGCAGGAGCTCAGGAAGAACGTCGCCCTTTGCAGCGTGGTGGAGCTGATCAGGTCTGGGGAAGTGCAGGCCTCCAGCGCCGAGAGGAAAACCCCTGCCAATGGAGCGAGGTGCTCCAGGCATGGGCGGCCCCTGGAGCTGTACTGCCAAGAGGACAAAATGTGCATCTGCTGCGTGTGCACAGTGAAGGAGTGCCGGGACCACCACAGGGTCCTGTTCGAGGAGGAGCGCAAGAGAAAGGAG GTCCTTTTAGAAGAGTCTCTGGCGAAAACCCAGGAGGAGACCGTAAAGACCGAGGAGGCGATCCACAAACTGGAGGAACAAACTGGCACCATAAAG GATTCTTCAGAGAGGCTGAAATCGGGGATTTTGCAGAAGTTTGCCCACCTGATGAAAGAGCTAGAGGAGTGCAAGAGGGGGGCCGTGGACAAGATAGAGCAAGAGCAGGCCACTGTCCTAGGGCAAGTGGAGGAGAACTGGAGCCAGCTGCAGGATCATCTGGCCATGCTCACCCAACACCAGCAAAAGGCCCAGGAGCTGCTGACCTGTGTGGATGACATGAAATTCCTAGAG GAATTCCTGCTGCTCCCTTCTCCGGGCagcctgggagttttgccagctGTTGAGTTCAATTTGGCCAGCACGGTAGATCCCACTGCTAAGATCCTCACCAAGGTCTCTAAGCTTTTGCTGGAGGATTTGCCCAACTCTCTGAACCCAAAGGCGGCTGATGCTGAAACCAAAG AGTCAGTGGAGCCAAAGGCGCTTGCTGTGGTGAAGGCAGGTCCAGCTCTTCCAGAGTGTGAATTAAGAGCGGAGCTTCTGAGGG ATCATCAAAATTTGACCTTCGACCCAGACACAGCCAATAAGTACCTGCAGCTGTCCAATCAGAACCAAAAGGCCAAGCACACCCATTCTCCTGATGGCCTTTGTCAGGATCATGCCGACAGGTTTGAGCTGTGGCAGGTTCTGTGCAGCCAAAGCTATAGCCAAGGCCGCCACTACTGGGAAGTCAGGATCTCCAGCCACTCCATCATCCTAGGTGTGACATACAAGAAAATCCAGAGGAAGAAGCAAGCTGGTCGCTCCTTCAGCATCGGGCTGGATGGATTGTCCTGGGGGCTGCAGATCCGGGAGGACTGCTACTTGGCATGGCACGAGGGCCAGTCACATAAGATCATGGAGCCCTTGTACAAATGCCTCGGGGTCAGCCTGGACTATGGCACAGGCGTCCTGTCGTTCTATGGCATCGGGGACAagatgaagctcctccactcttTCCACTGTGTCTTCACTGAGCCCCTCTACCCAGTCTTCTGGCTCTGCGAAGGCAGAACCGTCACCCTTTGCCAACAGAACTGA
- the LOC141998973 gene encoding large ribosomal subunit protein mL38-like isoform X4, whose amino-acid sequence MRSSAPGAALAALCKRAAPLGPMPNEDIDVSNLETLEKYRSFTRYFKVAEKESKKTHWWQTYRKHITPEQDEEAKIDIGLPYYRPPRAKQLKERKEILKQNRQSVEMERASRLRTSVIPLDEVKAEWEKTNGLLHKQRVAEHYGIYRDMFDKAIFVPRVVLRVEYNLDDEHVMPVYHGNFVTPTEASSPPEVIYEADEGSLWTLLLTNLDGHLRDADSEYVHWLVTNIPGNNIDSGKEICHYFPPFPAKGTGYHRFVFLLFKQDQPIDFTEDVRPNPCHSLKMRTFKTFDFYKKHQNDMTPAGLAFFQCQWDDAVTNIFHNHLNMKEPVFEFVRPPVYHPRQKKFPHLQPLRYLDRYRDSHEPTYGIY is encoded by the exons CTGCTCTCTGCAAGCGGGCAGCCCCTCTAGGGCCAATGCCTAATGAAGACATAGATGTCAGCAACTTGGAGACATTGGAGAAATACCGCAGCTTCACTCGCTATTTCAAAGTGGCTGAAAAGGAGAGTAAGAAGACTCACTGGTGGCAAACATACAGGAAGCATATCACACCAGAGCAAG ATGAAGAGGCAAAGATAGACATTGGCCTGCCTTACTACAGACCACCACGGGCAAAGCAACTGAAGGAGAGAAAAGAGATATTGAAACAGAACCGCCAGAGTGTGGAAATGGAAAGAGCATCCCGCCTCCGGACAT CGGTGATTCCACTTGACGAAGTCAAGGCAGAGTGGGAGAAAACCAATGGCCTGTTGCATAAGCAGCGTGTCGCTGAGCACTACGGGATATACCGCGATATGTTTGACAAAGCCATATTCGTCCCCAGAGTGGTTCTGCGCGTAGAATACAACCTAGATGATGAGCATGTCATGCCAGTATATCATGGGAACTTTGTGACGCCCACCGAG GCTTCCAGTCCCCCAGAAGTGATATATGAGGCAGATGAAGGCTCCCTGTGGACTCTGCTGCTCACTAATCTGG ATGGACACCTGCGAGACGCTGATTCTGAGTACGTCCACTGGCTGGT GACTAACATTCCAGGCAACAACATAGATTCGGGGAAAGAGATTTGCCATTActtccccccattccctgccaaGGGAACTGGCTACCACCGCTTTGTCTTCCTCCTCTTCAAGCAGGACCAACCAATCGATTTCACTGAAGATGTTCGGCCGAACCCATG CCACAGTCTCAAGATGAGAACCTTCAAGACATTTGACTTCTACAAGAAGCACCAGAACGATATGACGCCAGCTGGGCTGGCATTTTTCCAGTGCCAATGGGATGATGCCGTTACTAACATCTTTCACAATCATCTCA ACATGAAGGAGCCAGTGTTTGAGTTTGTGCGGCCCCCTGTGTATCACCCCCGTCAGAAAAAGTTTCCGCACCTGCAGCCTCTGAGGTACCTGGATAGGTACAGGGACAGCCACGAGCCCACGTATGGCATTTACTGA
- the LOC141998973 gene encoding large ribosomal subunit protein mL38-like isoform X5 — protein MAAPILSAALYGIRTGRAFSTAAALCKRAAPLGPMPNEDIDVSNLETLEKYRSFTRYFKVAEKESKKTHWWQTYRKHITPEQDEEAKIDIGLPYYRPPRAKQLKERKEILKQNRQSVEMERASRLRTSVIPLDEVKAEWEKTNGLLHKQRVAEHYGIYRDMFDKAIFVPRVVLRVEYNLDDEHVMPVYHGNFVTPTEASSPPEVIYEADEGSLWTLLLTNLDGHLRDADSEYVHWLVTNIPGNNIDSGKEICHYFPPFPAKGTGYHRFVFLLFKQDQPIDFTEDVRPNPCHSLKMRTFKTFDFYKKHQNDMTPAGLAFFQCQWDDAVTNIFHNHLNMKEPVFEFVRPPVYHPRQKKFPHLQPLRYLDRYRDSHEPTYGIY, from the exons CTGCTCTCTGCAAGCGGGCAGCCCCTCTAGGGCCAATGCCTAATGAAGACATAGATGTCAGCAACTTGGAGACATTGGAGAAATACCGCAGCTTCACTCGCTATTTCAAAGTGGCTGAAAAGGAGAGTAAGAAGACTCACTGGTGGCAAACATACAGGAAGCATATCACACCAGAGCAAG ATGAAGAGGCAAAGATAGACATTGGCCTGCCTTACTACAGACCACCACGGGCAAAGCAACTGAAGGAGAGAAAAGAGATATTGAAACAGAACCGCCAGAGTGTGGAAATGGAAAGAGCATCCCGCCTCCGGACAT CGGTGATTCCACTTGACGAAGTCAAGGCAGAGTGGGAGAAAACCAATGGCCTGTTGCATAAGCAGCGTGTCGCTGAGCACTACGGGATATACCGCGATATGTTTGACAAAGCCATATTCGTCCCCAGAGTGGTTCTGCGCGTAGAATACAACCTAGATGATGAGCATGTCATGCCAGTATATCATGGGAACTTTGTGACGCCCACCGAG GCTTCCAGTCCCCCAGAAGTGATATATGAGGCAGATGAAGGCTCCCTGTGGACTCTGCTGCTCACTAATCTGG ATGGACACCTGCGAGACGCTGATTCTGAGTACGTCCACTGGCTGGT GACTAACATTCCAGGCAACAACATAGATTCGGGGAAAGAGATTTGCCATTActtccccccattccctgccaaGGGAACTGGCTACCACCGCTTTGTCTTCCTCCTCTTCAAGCAGGACCAACCAATCGATTTCACTGAAGATGTTCGGCCGAACCCATG CCACAGTCTCAAGATGAGAACCTTCAAGACATTTGACTTCTACAAGAAGCACCAGAACGATATGACGCCAGCTGGGCTGGCATTTTTCCAGTGCCAATGGGATGATGCCGTTACTAACATCTTTCACAATCATCTCA ACATGAAGGAGCCAGTGTTTGAGTTTGTGCGGCCCCCTGTGTATCACCCCCGTCAGAAAAAGTTTCCGCACCTGCAGCCTCTGAGGTACCTGGATAGGTACAGGGACAGCCACGAGCCCACGTATGGCATTTACTGA